A single window of Desulfuromonas sp. TF DNA harbors:
- a CDS encoding MoxR family ATPase, with amino-acid sequence MKLKKRTEILGVIDTLSSRYLKGKIRALKLAMITLLSGGHLLIEDIPGLGKTTLALALAKALGLSFGRIQCTSDLLPSDITGLSIFDRDENGFRFLPGPIFNNLVLVDEINRAMPKTQSALLEAMEERRVTVEGTTYPLPDPFLVIATQNPVEQVGTYPLPESQLDRFLITTGIGYPPEDMEKAIIQGGSIREEIRHIEALLTLDDILAARQAVKEEIYISTKMVDYIFGIVSATRQHSFVLSGVSTRGGISLAAAARSAAYLEGRDYVIPEDVQTVAAAVCAHRLILQPEQESLSKEEVLKSIVKSVPVPRV; translated from the coding sequence ATGAAATTGAAAAAACGCACGGAAATCCTCGGCGTCATCGACACCCTCTCCAGCCGCTATCTCAAGGGGAAGATCCGGGCGCTTAAACTGGCGATGATCACTCTGCTCTCCGGCGGCCACCTCCTGATCGAGGACATTCCCGGACTGGGCAAAACCACCCTGGCTCTGGCCCTCGCGAAAGCCCTGGGCCTCTCCTTCGGACGCATCCAGTGCACCAGCGATCTGCTCCCGTCGGACATCACCGGCCTTTCCATCTTCGATCGGGACGAGAACGGCTTCCGATTCCTCCCGGGCCCCATTTTCAACAACCTGGTCCTGGTGGACGAGATCAACCGGGCCATGCCCAAGACCCAGAGCGCCCTGCTGGAGGCGATGGAAGAGAGGCGGGTGACGGTGGAAGGAACGACCTATCCCCTCCCCGACCCCTTTCTGGTCATCGCGACCCAGAACCCGGTCGAACAGGTCGGAACCTATCCGCTGCCTGAATCCCAGCTCGACCGGTTTCTCATCACCACAGGCATCGGCTACCCCCCCGAAGACATGGAAAAGGCGATTATCCAGGGGGGGAGCATCCGCGAGGAGATCCGGCACATCGAGGCGCTCCTCACCCTTGACGACATCCTGGCAGCCCGGCAGGCGGTAAAGGAAGAGATCTACATCTCGACCAAGATGGTGGATTATATCTTCGGCATCGTCTCCGCCACACGGCAGCACTCTTTCGTTCTTTCCGGTGTTTCCACCCGCGGAGGCATCAGTCTTGCCGCCGCCGCCCGGAGCGCGGCCTACCTGGAGGGACGGGATTATGTCATTCCCGAGGACGTCCAGACGGTCGCCGCCGCGGTGTGTGCCCATCGGCTTATCCTGCAGCCGGAGCAGGAGAGCTTGAGCAAGGAGGAGGTGCTGAAATCAATCGTCAAAAGCGTACCGGTGCCCCGGGTCTGA
- a CDS encoding DUF58 domain-containing protein translates to MTLLLGFAAVNTGNNLLYLLVSALLGFMSISGILGRWNLAGLRVDLVLPDEIYDGVETMLTVRFENSKRWLPSFLLALHLPVGRTTAVHIARRDTASETLYATFHGRGIQSIGQGRVESIFPINFFVRSFPIPVERKITVFPAPRFCRNTAAEAGRSRAGGEFQAGRKGYEGDISRISDYSGGEPLKLIHWKLSARHGMLKVKELSTVTRPPVVLELAHLPGNLEDRLRCASYLIGSCLRENRPVGLRLGPRTLLPPDVGRGHKLRLLTELAVYGQH, encoded by the coding sequence ATGACGCTTCTGCTGGGATTCGCCGCGGTCAACACCGGCAACAACCTCCTTTACCTCCTTGTCTCGGCCCTGCTCGGCTTCATGTCCATATCGGGAATTCTCGGCCGCTGGAATCTTGCCGGACTCCGGGTGGACCTCGTGCTCCCCGACGAAATCTATGACGGCGTGGAGACGATGCTGACCGTCCGCTTCGAGAATAGCAAGCGATGGCTTCCCTCCTTTCTCCTGGCCCTGCACCTCCCGGTCGGCCGCACCACGGCCGTCCACATCGCTCGTCGCGATACCGCCAGCGAGACCCTCTACGCCACGTTCCACGGCCGCGGGATTCAGTCCATCGGACAGGGCCGGGTGGAATCCATCTTTCCCATCAACTTCTTTGTCCGCTCCTTTCCGATCCCGGTCGAGCGGAAGATCACCGTCTTCCCCGCCCCACGCTTCTGCCGGAACACGGCCGCCGAAGCCGGCCGCTCCAGGGCCGGCGGCGAATTTCAGGCCGGGCGCAAAGGATACGAGGGGGACATCAGCCGGATTTCCGATTACAGCGGCGGCGAGCCGCTCAAGCTGATCCACTGGAAGCTTTCGGCCCGCCACGGGATGCTGAAGGTCAAGGAGCTTTCCACCGTCACTCGACCACCCGTGGTGCTAGAACTCGCGCATCTGCCGGGAAATCTGGAGGACCGCCTGCGCTGCGCTTCCTATCTGATCGGAAGCTGCCTGCGCGAAAACCGGCCGGTGGGCCTGCGGCTCGGACCCCGGACGCTGCTGCCCCCGGACGTGGGGCGGGGTCACAAACTGCGTCTTCTTACCGAACTGGCGGTTTATGGTCAGCATTAA
- a CDS encoding DUF3488 and transglutaminase-like domain-containing protein codes for MVSIKGSLNKLSYAATLLGVAPLFLYLDPPAQVALPLALAAAVAIDRHPRFALPAGAATILSIASFVLYAFQISRDHLVEPAVNILVLLLAVRLVTKKSGRNYLQILVLSVFALASSSLLTLSAAFFVYLVLLVIVVTVALVLLSFYSADEGLSLGRRQAAALIGVALILPAVSLLLMLAFFFILPRTQHPLWNFLNPAATATAGFSEEVSPGSFAGIASVEETAFRVESEKLPPNDLYWRGIVLNTPKGNTWTRQTPPSQGRERIVGGRTVIQTIYPEPRAERYLFALDPPGGLEGLSFAQADDFTFRARRPLDRRVKYLARSAPGGTIEIFGPIDRDFYLDVPPDLSSRVRQAAGRLADGGRSAEEKIARLEEFFTTQGLSYATTDLPSSDDPVDEFLFEKKRGYCEFFASSFALMLRIAGVPARLVGGYYGGEYNELGGYYVITEDTAHVWVEALVENRWLRIDPSRLAQNADTSLLSFRRGGLSMIQRLADAVDYYWNRAVVSYDLGQQVQLLRQTGVQLRRIQGPPDLKKVLPIVMILLAGTAAAVFLLRFRRLSLQERLLRDFLRKVRKSHHVGEIPPSVGLEELARQLDDPACLEFVKIYNRAVYRDRKLKDGEAVKLRELIGKIGEKSRG; via the coding sequence ATGGTCAGCATTAAGGGATCTCTTAACAAACTGAGCTACGCGGCGACCCTCCTCGGCGTCGCGCCTCTCTTCCTCTATCTGGACCCGCCGGCTCAGGTGGCCCTCCCCCTGGCCCTGGCAGCCGCTGTCGCCATCGATCGACATCCGCGCTTTGCGCTGCCCGCTGGCGCGGCAACCATCCTTTCCATCGCCTCTTTTGTCCTCTACGCGTTTCAGATCAGCCGCGATCACCTCGTCGAACCGGCCGTCAATATCCTGGTCCTGCTGCTGGCGGTGCGCCTGGTTACCAAAAAGAGCGGCCGCAACTATTTGCAGATTCTGGTCCTTTCTGTCTTCGCCCTGGCCAGTTCCTCCCTGCTCACCCTTTCGGCGGCGTTCTTTGTCTACCTGGTCCTGCTGGTGATTGTGGTTACCGTGGCCCTGGTGCTGCTCTCCTTTTATTCCGCCGACGAGGGTCTCTCCCTGGGCCGCCGGCAGGCCGCCGCCCTGATCGGCGTGGCCCTGATTCTGCCGGCCGTCTCCCTGCTGCTGATGCTGGCGTTCTTTTTCATCCTGCCGCGGACCCAGCACCCCCTGTGGAACTTCCTCAACCCCGCCGCAACGGCTACGGCCGGCTTCAGCGAGGAGGTCAGCCCGGGCTCCTTCGCCGGCATCGCCTCCGTCGAGGAGACGGCTTTTCGCGTCGAGTCGGAAAAACTGCCGCCGAACGATCTCTACTGGAGGGGGATCGTGCTGAATACTCCCAAGGGAAACACCTGGACCCGGCAGACGCCTCCGAGCCAGGGAAGGGAGAGAATCGTCGGAGGCCGGACGGTCATCCAGACGATCTACCCCGAACCCCGGGCGGAGCGTTATCTTTTCGCCCTCGATCCCCCTGGCGGCCTCGAAGGATTGAGCTTCGCACAGGCAGACGATTTCACCTTCAGAGCCCGCCGCCCTCTCGATCGCCGGGTCAAGTATCTTGCCCGCTCCGCCCCTGGGGGAACGATCGAAATTTTCGGGCCGATCGATCGAGACTTCTATCTCGATGTTCCTCCGGACCTGTCGAGCCGGGTTCGCCAGGCCGCCGGACGCCTTGCCGACGGCGGAAGAAGTGCCGAAGAAAAAATCGCCCGCCTTGAGGAGTTCTTCACCACCCAGGGCCTTTCCTATGCCACGACCGATCTGCCTTCCTCGGATGATCCCGTGGACGAGTTTCTATTCGAGAAAAAAAGGGGATACTGCGAGTTCTTCGCCTCATCTTTCGCCTTGATGCTGCGGATTGCCGGGGTGCCTGCACGACTGGTGGGAGGTTATTACGGCGGAGAATACAATGAGCTGGGGGGGTATTATGTGATCACGGAGGATACGGCCCATGTCTGGGTGGAAGCCCTGGTGGAGAACCGATGGCTGCGGATCGATCCGAGCCGACTGGCACAGAACGCCGACACCTCTCTTCTATCGTTCAGACGAGGGGGATTGAGCATGATCCAGCGCCTGGCGGATGCCGTGGATTACTACTGGAACCGGGCGGTTGTTTCCTACGACCTCGGACAGCAGGTCCAACTGCTGCGGCAGACCGGTGTTCAGCTGCGCCGGATCCAGGGGCCACCGGATCTGAAAAAGGTATTGCCCATCGTGATGATTCTTCTGGCCGGCACAGCCGCGGCGGTTTTCCTCCTCCGTTTCCGTCGTCTCAGCCTGCAAGAGAGGCTCCTGCGGGACTTTCTGCGAAAGGTGCGCAAAAGTCATCACGTCGGGGAGATTCCTCCTTCGGTCGGACTGGAAGAACTGGCAAGACAACTGGATGATCCCGCCTGCCTGGAATTCGTCAAAATATACAACCGCGCGGTTTACCGGGATCGCAAACTGAAGGATGGGGAAGCGGTAAAGCTGCGGGAATTGATCGGGAAAATAGGGGAAAAATCTCGCGGCTAA
- a CDS encoding GGDEF domain-containing protein has translation MKSFFSPKHSLSARLLEALAAMLVPLLILGAGSYFSFQLLSSSLNEVVEEALGEMAPLTELQLLLQETRISLHRAVQEVDPGAPGRLASLVEDTDKAFARGSELPFTNPEKKKRFKAAWREWQQGRQNLGEILPVPEGKPFAAPSLRIFEEHVSRAVLLLKEAHILAEAEILEQLSAVDATKRNISRLNTVLFLIGLAMVAGIGLLLTRSILRPLRQLESGVRRFASGDFSYRIASQREDELGGLTRAFNTMAQELAKERQALQELSVRDPLTGLFNHREFYRLLREELERACRYRHPLSVLMLDLDCFKKVNDTYGHQAGDHALTAVTGLLVRELRRVDEIARYGGEEFAIILPETSGAEAMIFADRIRQAVAARPVPVSTTEEINLTVSIGLAVYPHDAETGDDLVNLADKALYRAKNEGRNRVCRSRAAGRGEANETGMSVLNRH, from the coding sequence GTGAAATCATTTTTCTCCCCAAAACACTCTCTTAGCGCTCGGCTGCTGGAGGCCCTCGCCGCCATGCTCGTGCCGCTCCTCATCCTGGGAGCGGGCAGTTATTTTTCCTTTCAACTTCTCTCCTCCTCTCTCAACGAAGTGGTGGAGGAGGCGCTGGGAGAAATGGCGCCGCTGACAGAGCTTCAGCTTCTCCTTCAGGAGACGCGGATTTCTCTGCACCGTGCCGTCCAGGAGGTAGATCCCGGTGCGCCCGGACGCCTTGCCAGCCTGGTCGAGGACACGGATAAGGCTTTTGCGCGGGGGAGCGAACTTCCCTTCACCAATCCGGAGAAAAAGAAAAGATTTAAGGCCGCCTGGCGCGAATGGCAGCAGGGGCGCCAGAACCTCGGCGAGATTCTTCCCGTGCCGGAGGGAAAGCCGTTCGCCGCGCCGTCCCTCAGAATCTTTGAAGAACATGTGAGTCGGGCGGTTCTTCTGCTGAAAGAAGCCCACATCCTGGCTGAGGCCGAAATTCTGGAACAGCTCAGTGCCGTCGACGCGACCAAGCGGAATATCTCCAGGCTCAATACCGTTCTTTTTCTGATCGGCCTGGCCATGGTGGCGGGGATCGGGCTTCTCCTTACCCGCTCCATACTCCGTCCTTTGCGGCAGCTCGAAAGCGGTGTGCGCCGCTTCGCCTCGGGCGATTTCTCCTATCGCATCGCGTCCCAGCGCGAAGACGAACTGGGAGGGCTGACCCGGGCCTTCAATACCATGGCGCAGGAACTGGCCAAGGAACGCCAGGCTCTTCAGGAACTTTCCGTCCGCGATCCGTTGACCGGGCTGTTCAATCACCGCGAATTTTACCGGCTCCTGCGGGAGGAATTGGAGAGGGCGTGCCGATATCGTCATCCCCTCTCCGTGCTCATGCTCGATCTCGATTGTTTCAAGAAGGTCAACGACACCTATGGTCATCAGGCCGGAGATCACGCACTCACGGCCGTCACCGGGCTTCTCGTCCGGGAATTGCGCCGGGTGGATGAAATCGCCCGATACGGCGGAGAGGAATTCGCCATCATTCTCCCCGAAACCTCCGGGGCGGAAGCGATGATCTTTGCCGATCGCATCCGCCAGGCGGTTGCCGCCCGGCCGGTGCCCGTCTCCACAACGGAGGAAATCAATCTGACCGTCAGCATCGGTCTTGCCGTCTACCCCCATGATGCCGAAACGGGAGACGATCTGGTCAACCTGGCGGATAAAGCCCTCTATCGGGCCAAGAATGAAGGGCGCAACCGGGTATGCAGATCACGAGCGGCAGGGCGTGGAGAGGCCAACGAAACAGGTATGTCCGTCCTGAACCGCCACTGA
- the pcnB gene encoding polynucleotide adenylyltransferase PcnB has product MMKSTSETSHEPLSPVVLPRSGHSISRKKIDEDTLKVLYRLHRSGHKAYLVGGGVRDLLLDRTPKDFDVGTDATPSQIKKLFRNCFLIGRRFRLAHIRFGRDRLVEVATFRRQARPDDLPENPEDHFFFAENIFGTPQEDAFRRDFTINALFYDIGSFSIIDYVGGLEDLAERRLRVIGDPLVRFTEDPVRMLRALEFSARLGFSLDEATREGIYVRAPLIAEAAPPRIREEIMELFRHKVAATVLRDAQAMGLLPHLLAGFEGDRETFDLLARVDARTADGHPIEEHFALAALYLARFRRACPPESDITVSDVVRIAGLVLSPHCGYFHIAHGTRHQARELLVGFFRLCRGRGNRGERRFLQHPMTPQSLDLFSLWAEFSGEKRELAAAWREALTRITEGTEKPRSTSRRRRPRRNTRREPSPRPSDS; this is encoded by the coding sequence ATGATGAAAAGCACATCCGAAACTTCCCACGAGCCGCTTTCTCCGGTCGTACTGCCGCGTTCAGGGCATTCCATCTCCCGTAAAAAGATCGACGAGGACACGCTCAAGGTCCTGTACCGCCTGCACCGCAGCGGACACAAGGCTTACCTGGTGGGCGGCGGCGTTCGCGATCTCCTCCTGGATCGCACCCCCAAGGATTTCGACGTCGGCACAGACGCTACCCCCAGCCAGATCAAAAAGCTCTTTCGCAACTGTTTCCTGATCGGGCGGCGTTTCCGCCTGGCCCACATCCGCTTCGGCCGCGACCGTCTGGTGGAGGTGGCCACCTTTCGCCGCCAGGCCCGTCCCGACGATCTTCCGGAAAATCCGGAGGATCACTTCTTTTTTGCCGAGAACATCTTCGGGACGCCCCAGGAGGATGCCTTTAGGCGCGACTTCACCATCAACGCCCTTTTCTACGATATCGGCAGCTTTTCGATCATCGATTATGTGGGAGGACTGGAGGATCTGGCGGAGCGGCGGCTGCGCGTCATCGGGGATCCCTTGGTGCGCTTTACAGAGGATCCGGTGCGGATGCTGAGAGCCCTGGAATTCTCCGCCCGGCTCGGTTTCTCTCTGGATGAGGCGACCCGGGAGGGAATCTATGTCCGGGCTCCTCTGATCGCCGAGGCCGCTCCGCCGCGCATTCGCGAAGAGATCATGGAGCTGTTCCGCCATAAGGTGGCCGCGACGGTCCTGCGCGACGCCCAGGCGATGGGGCTTCTTCCCCACCTGCTGGCAGGCTTCGAGGGAGACCGGGAAACATTCGATCTGCTGGCCCGGGTGGATGCCCGTACGGCCGACGGCCATCCGATCGAGGAACATTTCGCCCTGGCGGCCCTTTATCTCGCCCGTTTCCGCCGCGCCTGCCCTCCGGAGAGCGACATCACCGTTTCCGATGTGGTGCGCATCGCCGGTCTGGTGCTCTCTCCCCATTGCGGCTACTTTCATATCGCCCACGGCACCCGGCATCAGGCCAGGGAATTGCTGGTGGGATTTTTCCGCCTCTGTCGGGGCCGGGGCAACAGGGGGGAGCGCCGGTTCCTGCAACACCCCATGACTCCCCAATCCCTGGATCTTTTCTCTCTCTGGGCCGAGTTTTCCGGAGAAAAAAGGGAACTGGCGGCTGCCTGGAGGGAAGCCCTGACCCGGATCACCGAAGGGACGGAAAAACCACGATCCACCTCCCGCCGCCGTCGGCCGAGGCGCAACACCCGCCGCGAGCCATCCCCCCGACCTTCAGATTCCTGA